ATCTCGGCAACGCGACTGTCATCAATATCAGGGATGTTAGCCAGCTTTTCTTCCAGTTTGAGAATGTCTGCTGCCGCGTCGGTCAGGGTGACCGTGTCGGTATCGCTGGCAGGCTTTTCAGCCGCCTTCGAGGAATTGACCGCTGAACCGGAAATCCTTTCGGTCTGCGGCGAGCTTTGATGAACG
This genomic stretch from Pseudomonadales bacterium harbors:
- the flgM gene encoding flagellar biosynthesis anti-sigma factor FlgM, translated to MNIKTPRTDVHQSSPQTERISGSAVNSSKAAEKPASDTDTVTLTDAAADILKLEEKLANIPDIDDSRVAEIKASIADGSYQVEAEKIVNSLLNIERDLL